From Deferrisoma camini S3R1, the proteins below share one genomic window:
- a CDS encoding 4Fe-4S dicluster domain-containing protein: MNRFRLAVDQERCWGCKACEAACKQENPAPFGVKRIRVLEEGPRRVGDRWEFRFTVARCLHCDDPACAAACPEGAIAQRSDGVVVLDEERCTGCRACEEACPYEAVDFDPHRNVAVKCNLCHHRLDAGLEPACAGSVCLARCIRLEGPGVPPDR, translated from the coding sequence GTGAACCGGTTTCGGCTGGCGGTGGACCAGGAGCGATGCTGGGGCTGCAAGGCGTGCGAGGCCGCGTGCAAACAGGAGAACCCGGCCCCGTTCGGGGTGAAGCGAATCCGGGTGCTCGAGGAGGGCCCCCGTCGGGTCGGCGACCGGTGGGAGTTCCGGTTCACGGTGGCGCGCTGCCTCCACTGCGACGACCCGGCGTGCGCGGCGGCCTGCCCGGAGGGCGCGATCGCGCAGCGGTCCGACGGGGTCGTGGTCCTGGACGAGGAGCGCTGCACCGGGTGTCGGGCCTGCGAGGAGGCCTGCCCCTACGAGGCGGTGGACTTCGACCCCCACCGGAACGTGGCCGTCAAGTGCAACCTGTGCCACCACCGGCTGGACGCGGGCCTTGAGCCGGCCTGCGCCGGCAGCGTGTGCCTGGCCCGGTGCATCCGGCTGGAAGGGCCCGGGGTCCCTCCCGACCGCTGA